CTTCATTTTCATCCGGCTTGTTACGCGGCTCCATGCCGCCGACTCGATAGATTTTTCCCGCATGAGCCGCAAGATTCATGCCTTGCAGCCCCGGTCCGCCGGGAAGTTCCTCCCATGTCTTGCCGTCGGCGAGATTGAAACGATGAAAGCGGCGTGAAACGGCCGCGGTTGAGTACTTGTGCGTTCGCACAATGTGACCACCATACACATAGAGCCAGCCGTCACAAGCCACGGCCCCAAAGCTGGAAGCAGCTTCGGGCATCGGCGCCAATTGTGGATGTTCGACCTTCGTCTGGGTACCGCTGACGGAATCGGTTCCGTCTCCGATATCTACCACCAGCGTCGGATAGTGGCGAATTTGCTCGTAGTTTTGGCTATCGCGCATGCCAGCCTTGGTCTCAAAGCACCGTGCCCAAACGCCGTACCGGCCCATGGCAGCGAATGTCTCGGTTTCTCCGTTGCTGTCGGTCTTCACCTTTGTTTGAGAAGCGTTGGGAAGGATTACGGTCACCTCGGAATTGGCAACGGGCTTGCCGTTCGCCTCGATTCTGAATCGCACGTCGCCAGGCCTACCGATAGGAATGATTTCGGCTGGCGCAGCCTCGCCAAGATTCGCCTGCGTGGCGAACGCATTGCCGAGAATTGTCTTTGGATGATAGACAAGTAAGAATGGTGGTGAATCGCCGCGTTGATTGACGCCAAACTCGAACGCACCATAAACAACGGCTTGGTCGCTGCGCGGAAGAGTCACTTGGTGAGCCTCCGCTTTTTTCTCGATCGTCAGCGGCACGGCAGTGCCCGCGAATTTGCGCGACCATAGTTTCGACGAATCAATCATGCCGTCGTCGATATCCTCATCGGGTTGCAGATCCTCACTCAAAATTACTTGAGCTGTCGTGCCATCGGCAGCAGGAACCACAAATAGAAAATGGGCATGCGCAGGACTAACGACCCCGAATACGATTAAACTTGCGAGTGATAGCCGCATCGTCAACTCCTGATTTCGAATTCAATGTTGCCAACGAAGTATCCCGTTGCGGATTAGTCGCACGGGATAAGTCTCTTTTTCGTGCCAATCCAAACATTCTTTGCCGCCGCGAAGTAGTACCGCCGACGAATCTTCCGCGGCGATAGGCGTAGTTTACCCCCTAGCCGGAGTTTAATAATGACCTTGGGCAATCTATTGTCATAAATTCATCGGCGACATTCCGAATCAGCGCGTGTCGGGAACCAGTTTAATGACAAAGTCGAACTTGGCGTTGGCAGCCGATGCTGCAACCGTAGCCCGCAGCGGTGAGTGGGCGCTGTAGTGTTGCGGAAATGGTCTGCGCATAGCAGTGTTTGACGCGGCGGTGTGCGGTGGATCGTCGACGATTTCGACACGATAGGTTCCTGGCAGCAAACCGATATCGGAAGAAAGTTGATATTTGCCATCTGCGATCACACCGCCAGTTTTTTTTGCTTGCGCTTGCAGAGGTACAAAGACAATAATGGCTTCGTTGACCGGCCGACCATCGAGTTGAACGCTGCCAGTGACAGCCACTCGTCGCGGTTCACAGCCGGTTGCTAACGCCAGCAAACAGGTTACCGCGAGCAAGGCCGCTCGCGCAGTTTGAAGGCGGTCAGCCGCAAACCACTGTCTCGGATCAAAAACCTGCGAGCGGAATTCCATCGTTTCGTTTAGCGAGCTGCCGCAGCACATCAGGGTTCGTTGTCTCTCCGATAAATCGTGTCGCGCCATCGACCAACGCCATATTTACTCCGCCGGGGTGATCGCTGCGAAACGTATTCCATTCCCAGCAGCCCGTGACGAGCCGATCGCTGTTGAAGACGCCGGCCACTGAGCCTTGGCTATTGAACGGGTAGGCATCAGCCCAATAAGTGCTTCCTCCTTCTTGCGGACCACCACCGCAAAGATTGGTTGAAATAACAAGGCCATAGTCCATATCACCAGCGAGGAATGTCTTCGTGGTACCGTCGAGCAGCGAAATCATCTGCACGCTAGTCTTGTTTTCGCGGGCTCGTTTCGGATTCGGATCGACGATCGCTCCGTTGTGATGCTCCGGCTTGGGACCTGTCGCCGTGCAACAGTTACTAAAGTGGCTATATTCGCTCCCAGTGCTGACAGCATAGCTCGACCATCCGCCGCTGGGGGTAGTTCTGTAGAAAATCATCGAAGGGCAGCGAAATACGGAGACGGCGGTGCTGGCGAATTGCACGTTGGTTCCTTCGGCGATCATCAACTGCGGATTGTATTGAGCAAATAGCGATTGTTCTTCCAGATAGGGAAGAATCACCACAAAGGCACTGGCCCCCGTGTAACGAACTTTTGCAGCCGAATCGATGACCGACGTTTCGACCCTCGGCAGTCGCTTATAAGTATGATTGTAGTTTTGAAACGCCAGTGCAACTTGCTTGAGATTGTTCGAGCAACCCACTCGACGCGCCGCTTCGCGGGCCGCTTGCACCGCCGGCAGCAACAGCGCCACCAGCACGCCAATGATTGCAATCACAATCAATAGTTCGACCAAGGTGAAAGCTGTCGGCGCTCTACGGACGCAACATCTAGAGCGAGGGCGGCCCGACTCAGCATACCACAAATCAGGTTGAATATTTTTGGTCATCGCGTTGCAATGCTCCGGGTTCGGCCGCGTAGGCGAGCCGCGAAGGTTAATACTCCAACGCCAATCAACGCTGCGAGGATGGCGGTAGGCTCCGGTACATGCGAAGCCGCCGACGATGGCGCGAAGGGGAAGTTTGTTTGCCAGATCACAAAGTCGGCGCCGTCCACGTTGCCGTCGCCGTTGGCGTCGCCTTGAGTCAAGACAGCACCGCCCGATTTGGGGAAATTCGTCTGCCAGGCCACAAAGTCCGCGCCATCCACAGTGCCATTGCCGTCAAAATCGCCGTCTACAAGCGTCGGAACGGAAACCAGCGAATCGATCCGTATCGCTTGCAGGCTGGAGTGCTCGAACGAGTCGGCCGCGATGCGGAAGTTGCCGACTAATCCGGGCACAAAAGTTTGCCAAATCAGTTCCTCATAGCCGACGCCGCCATAGAGCGGATAGTCCGAAATGTAGAGACTACGATGGACATCGGCAGGATCGCTAGCCCTAACCAGCGTATTCGCGGCGTCGTAGACCTTGATCGTATTGCGGAGAATGCCTCCTCCTGTGCCATCGCCTTCAGGATCGTAGTCGGGATTCATCGTGCCCGCGGTTTGTACGATGATGTACGTGCCACTGGCCGCCGAGGGGGAATCGCTGGGAATCAGCGCGTCAGTGGAATAGCTGCCGCTGAAGGAATACAAACCGCCGCTACTGGCGACAAACGCTCCCGTCCAGCTCAATTCCGGATCGTCCGGGAGTGGAGGATTTGACAAATGCGAATTGGGTGTCGCGGCAATTGGCGAATTGGGGCCGCCGTTGTTCCAGATTTGGGATGTCGAATGCAAATCGCCGACGTCCCATTGCGTTGGCTCAACGAAGCTTTCGCCTCGAGCAGTATTGATCATCCAGAGGAACCGCAGGCTCAAAGCCAACAAAAAAGAAGTAGCGGCAATCGTTCGATCGAGTCGTTGCATGGCAAGGCTTCGCGAGGGTGAACGAACTGTGACAATGCGCCCCAGTCACATCAGCATTTCATGGTACCGCGGATCGCAGTGATGCTTCGGAGCCGAACAATGCGGGCCGCCGCAAATCGACGCCAATTCAACACCAATGCCAATGAACCGCTTGCGAACAGCGTCAATCCCAGAGGTTCCGGCACCTGGGTCATCACGCTCGATTGATCCAATCGAATAGCGGCAATTTGCGAATGGATTCCCATCCCCCAATTCAGATCAAAATGGGTGATTGCCCCGCCGATGCCCGTAAGATCCCATTGAAAAAGCTGCTCCGTCGCGCTCAATGCAGCGGTCGTAACCGGAGCGATCGCCTGGGTGCCACCGTTGTAGTTGAGGACGGGCGGCGCGATCGCCGGGCTGGAGATTTCGAATTGCAACAGAACCGTTTGGATGCTTGCAACCGGCGTTGCATCCAAAACTTGGAAATTGCCATCGGCATCGAAAGTGTAGATGCCGCCGCCAGATCCAGCCGCCAAGGGGTAGCCACCACCCGAGGTTTTATCTAATTGAGCATCCCCGCCGAGATCAGAGCCGATCGGCGACGGCCAAAGATTGGTGTTCGTGCCGCCTCCGGGGTAGCCTGGATTACTTTCCGCGCTAAGCGCTGGCAGCGTCCATTGGTCGTCGCTCACATTGCCGCTGAAATTGGGATCGATCAATGCCGCGTGAGCAGGCGCTGCATACCCGGAAATCAGTACGGCAATCCCCCAAAAAAATGTTCTGCAATCATGAAAATGAAGTTGAAGTCCCGTCGGCGCTGTGAGTTCTAATCTCGGCATCGTAAAAATTCTCCAGACAATTGAAGTGAAACAAAGTGCTTGATCGTATGGCTTTTGAAATGTGAATGGTATGACTTATGGAAGGTGTTCTGGGGCAGCCTGCTCGACGATGAAGGTCCAGAGATCGAGCGATGCCACCACCTTCGTTGGCCCACCATTAAGGAGGGTTCAGGCGGTTCGTCCGCGACGAAGGCAAATCGTGCCCCGAAAATCGCGGTGCGGTATAGAAGTGCGGCATATTTGGCAGGTAGAGTTAGTGGATGTTTAAGTGCATCAGCTAGGTGATACTGAGTCTCAATTGCGAAAGAATGATTCTATTGTACCTATAGTAGCCGTCAAGGGGCCAATTCTAGTTTTTTCCGCCGCCGCCGAGCTGCACTGCCCCTCTAATCTATTGGAACAACATTCATGTTAGAGGGGATTTCTGCAACCCCTTCCTCGCGACTATGGTAGGGGGGGAATGTGCCTGAGGTGGAAATCCTGGATTTAGTAGCGGCAGGATTGCGACAGAATTCGGATATGCTGCACTCGCGGCACGATTGCCCTTAGGCTGCCTCTAGTTCGAACACTGTCACTTCCGGCCGCATATTGAAGCGGAGGCGGTGCGAATAACCCAATCCGGGATTGATATAGAGAGTTCGGCCTCCGCTCAGAGCAAATTCTCCTGCCGTATACCGCCGATTTCTCACCGGCATGATCGGCGGTGGCAAAAATGGTGGCTTGACCTGTCCACCATGAGTATGACCGGAAAGTACCCAACCAGGAATTGCAGCCATTTCGGCCAAATCAACTGCATCTGGATTGTGGCAAAGTGTGATTGTCGGGAGCGAGGGGTTGACACGTGTTGCTAAATTCTTTGCATCAAAATTCGGCCCCCAAAGATCGTCAACGCCGAGAAGCTGAAGCCCTGCGACGATTTCAAGGTCGTTTTGCAATAAACGAATCCCCTGGTCTCGCAACCGGGATTTCAGTGTTTCGGCAACGCCAATTTGCTGCCAACCCCAGCCGTAATCGTGATTTCCCAATGTTGCAAAACAGCCGAGTGGGCCTGGCTTCAAGTATTCCAGCACGCGGGAGACATCGCCGGCGCAATCGGTCCAGCGACAGGTCATGAAATCGCCGGTAATTACGGTAAGATCCGGATCGAGGGACGTAATAAGCTTCATCGAATCGATCAGATAGTCGATATCGACAATCGGCCCGACGTGCAAATCGCTGACCTGCACAAGCCTCCGCCCTTCGAGCGATCTAGGCAGCCCGACAATCGGCATCGGCCGGTGGGCGACTCGCACCCAGTGAGGTTCGATCCGCCAGGCATAGAGTGCCGCCGCAATTCCTGTCCCAAGGCTTGCACCGCCAATTTTCAACAGCCGTCGGCGGGTAATTTTCGGAAAAGCTCGCATTGGGGATGTCCTCAGTGTTGTTCCAGTGTGCGCAAGCTTTATGTCCATTTCAACGGCTCATGGCAGCCAGCCAGGGCAATTCACATGGCTGATTCGCAGGAAATCAGTGTGCCAGGCTCACGTTCCTTGTAAATTCAACGACGATAAAACCGCTATTTGCCCATTCCACCAAGCCTGTCAATATATGCGAACCAGTCACCGCGTCATCCGCAATGAAACGTCTCGCCTCATACGAAGCAGCCCACGGATGGGTTCATTGATGAAACCGAAGCAGGAGCAGTTGACTAATCTCGGCCATTTTGCCGTCTACCTGATCGTGCGGACGTTCGTTTGCATCCTCCAAGCCGTTCGTATGGAGACGTGTGAACAGGTTGCCGAGTTTGTCGCCTGGCTGGCGACCGACGTTCTGCGCCTGCGTTTCAACGTGATCGACGAAAATCTGCGGCATGCTTTTCCACAGATGATGCCCGCAGCTCGGCGCGAGATGTGCCGGCAGATGTGGAAGCATCTCATTCTGATGCTCGCTGAAATCGCCCACTTCCCGCGCAAAGTCCACGACACCAACTGGCGCGACTTTATTTACTTCAAGAACGAAGCCCCGATGATGCGAGAGTTTTTTCGCAATCGTCCGCGAGTTTTCGTTTCTGGCCACTATGGCAATTTTGAACTGGCTGGCTACACGATGGGTCTGTTTGGCTTCCCGACATTCACGGTCGCGCGCCCACTCGATAACCCGTACCTCGACCGTTTCGTGAATCACTTTCGCGCGCTCAAAGGTCAGTATGTGCTCCCCAAGCAAGGCAGCGCATCCGAAGTGGCCGACCTGCTCCAAGGCCGCGGCACATTGGGTGTGCTGGCCGATCAGCACGCAGGGCCGAAAGGCTGCTGGGTCGATTTCTTCGGTCGCGCGGCATCGACGCACAAGGCCATTGCCGTCTTCGCCCTGTCGAACAACGCTCCACTCATGATCGGCTACGCCCGCCGCATCGGCAAACCGTTGCACTATGAAATGGCCATGGAAACCGTTCTTGAACCCGAACAGATGCCGCTAGAACTCAAGGACGTCACGGCCCTGACGCAGTGGTACACCAAAGCCCTCGAAGACATCGTCCGCCGCGCCCCGGAGCAATACTGGTGGGTCCATCGGCGGTGGAAAGACATGCGGCCGGCGAGAAAGCAGCGAACCGCCTAATGTACTAACGTGCAAAGTCGTCACCGTCGGACGCCAAAGATGAGACGGTGAATCCTTGCTGTCGAGTGCGGCACAATGGCCTTTTTTGCAGGCCGCCGATAGAATCGAATCCTTACCCCCGATGCTTTCCGCTGTACGGGCTTTCCAAATGACGATCGTTCTCAACGGCCAAGATCGAGAAATTGCCCCTGGAACAACGATTGCGCGCTTGATCGACGAGCTTGGTATCGAAGCCAGACATGTGGCAGTCGAAGTCAATCTGGTGTTGGTGCCTCGAGTCGATCACCAGGATCATCAATTGTGCGATGGCGACCGGCTGGAAGTCGTGACGTTGGTGGGAGGAGGGTAGTAAAATCGGATGTCGGATGTAGGATTCTGGATGGTACACGTCGTTCGCGGATGAATGCCGAGTCGCCTGTATTCCGCTCCCTCACCTCGATCTGACCCATCAAATCCATATGAATGTCGAACTTCAAGAATCGTCGAAATCAGCCGCAGATTCGTTTTGCCTCGGCAATCACACGTTGCAAAGCCGGCTGATCGTGGGTACGGGCAAGTATGCCAACTACGAGCAGATGTCGAGCTCGCTCGAAGCCTCTGGTACCGATTGCATTACAGTCGCGGTACGGCGCGAGCGGCTGATCGACGCACAGGGCAATAACTTGCTGGATTTCATTGACACGGAGCGCTATATCCTGCTGCCAAATACCGCGGGTTGCTTCAGTGCCGACGATGCCGTTCGCGTTGCGCGGCTTGGACGAGAGATATTGCTGGGGCTGGAAAACCCGGGGGCCGATTGGGTGAAGCTCGAAGTGCTCGGCGACAAGAAAACGCTGTTGCCCGACCCGGTCGCTACGCTGGAGGCTACTCGGCGGCTTGTCTCCGAAGGGTTTCAAGTGCTGTGCTATACCACCGATGATCCGATGACCGCCCGTCGCCTGAAGGATGCCGGTGCCACGAGCGTCATGCCTGCAGGCAGTCCGATCGGTTCTGGTCAAGGCATCTTGAACCCAAATAACATCCGCATTTGCCTGGAGTATCTGAAGGATGGCGACCCAGACTATCCCGTAATCGTCGATGCCGGCGTCGGCACAGCCAGCGACGTGGCGATCGCGATGGAACTAGGAGTTGATGGCGTGCTGCTCAATACGGGCATTGCCCATGCTAAAGATCCTCTGCGGATGGCCCATGCAATGAAAGCCGCATGCAGCGCTGGGCGGCTGGCTTATCTGTCGGGGCGAATTCCCAAAAAGCTGTATGCGACGGCGAGCAGCCCAGAGGAGGGTTCGATTGCCTCGAAACCAAGCTGAATCGGTTTATCGCGCCGTTTCATTGTGCCGTCGCTAGTTGAGGTGACTGGACTTGCGCAACATCGACGATTCAATCGTGTGAATCCATCCAGCGACGACAAAATACCAAGACCTCCGAGCGATCGCAATGCAAACGGGATGGCGAATCGCGTATGTCTCACCATTCGTCAGTCGGATTCGCTTCGGCTCGAAAGGGGACATTAAGCTCGCCAAACGTCGTTCTTCGTCGCTCATCTTGATCCTATTCCACGATGAAACATATGCAGCCAATTCCCGCTGTTTCATGCTTGTAGAGGCTGCGGCATTCCAAGGCACGAACGCCGCACGTTGCCTTGGCAAATCAATCAATGCGTAACATCTCGCGGCAAATGCCGCATTTTGACAGGTTCAGCGAATGTTTTCTCCCATCGACATCCTCGGCCTCCAGGGCCGCATTGCCGCGCGGCTGATTCAGTACGAACAGCGTCCGCAGCAATTGGAGATGGCTGGAGCTGTCGCGGCGGCGATTGAAGCACGGCGGCATTTAGTAGTCGAGGCTGGCACGGGCGTCGGCAAGAGTTTCGCCTACTTGGTTCCGGCCATCTTGGCGGCGACGGCCGAGAAACCCAAAGAAGACGGCTCGAAGGATGACGATGACTTTCAACATTCCACCAAGAAGTCTCGATCGGCAACAGCAGCGAACGCCGCCCCAAAGAACCGTCCGATTCAGCGGATCGTCGTCAGCACGCACACCATCGCTCTGCAAGAGCAACTCGTGCAAAAGGACATCCCGCTGCTCAAAGCCGTGATGCTCAATGAATTCACGGCAGTGCTTGTGAAGGGCCGGCGCAATTATGTCAGTCAGCGCCGGCTGCGACTAGCCCAAGAGCGCACCGCCAGCCTATTCAGCGTCGATGAGGAACACCATCAACTGCGAAAATTGGTCGATTGGACGAAAGCAACCACGGATGGTTCGCTGGCCGATCTGCCGTACAAGCCGATGCCGCAAGTTTGGGACGAAATCGCCAGCGACAGCGGCAATTGCATGGGACGCAATTGCCCAACCTACGGCGATTGCTTCTACTATCAAGCACGACGGCGCGCCAGCCATTCGCAAATCTTGGTCGTCAATCATGCGCTGTTTTTCAGCGATCTCGCCTTGCGACGGAAGGGAGCAAGCATTTTGCCCGATTACGACGTGGCGATTCTCGACGAAGCCCATACTATCGAAGGCGTTGCCGGCGCTCATCTAGGGCTGGGAATTTCATCCGGCGCAATCGACTACACTCTCAATAAGCTCTACAACGACCGCACCAATCGCGGCTTGCTGGTGCATTACCATCTGGGCGACGCCCAGCAGGAAGTCGAGCGCTGCCGAGTGCGGGCCAGCGATTTCTTTGACGATATCGACCGTTGGCTCGACGACCAGGCCGCCGCGAACGGCCGCGTGTTGCAGCCCGATATCGTGGCCAATTTGCTCAGCCCAGCGCTGATGAGCGTCTCGCGCATCGTGCGTCGCCACGGTGAGAAATTCAAAGACGAAAATGAAAAATTCGATTTTAATTCGGCCGCCGATCGCTTAACGGCACTGGCGGGCGAAATCGAACAGTGGGTTAAACAATTGCTTCCCGACTCGGTTTATTGGGTCGAGCGGGCTAAGTCTCGCCGCGGCCAGACGCGGTTTGTGCTTGGCGCTGCACCAATCGATATCGGACCGGCACTGCGCGAGCACCTGTTCAACGAAGTGCCAAGCGTCATCATGACCAGTGCAACGCTTTCCGTCGGCAAGCGGCCGTCATTCGACTATTTCAAGAGCCGAGTCGGTCTGACACAAGCCGAATGCCTGCGGCTTGGCAGCCCGTTCGACTACCAAAAGCAGGCGGAATTAGTTCTGGTTGACGGTATGCCCGATCCGGCACAAAGCGAGGCCTATCAGCGCGCCTGCCTTGAGGCGATCCGCCGTTATGTCGCGCGCACCGATGGCCACGCCTTCGTGCTGTTTACGAGCTACGACATGCTGCGCCGCACCGCGACGGCCCTTACGCCTTGGTTGGCGCAACACAATTTGCTGCTGCTCTCGCAAGCCGAGGGGATGCCGCGGAGCCAGATGCTCGAACGCTTCAAAACGAATCCGCGGAGCGTACTGTTGGGGACCGATAGTTTTTGGCAGGGCGTCGATGTCCCCGGTGATGCGCTGCAAAATGTCATTATCACCAAGCTGCCCTTTAGCGTCCCCGACGAGCCACTACTGGAGGCGCGAGTGGAAGCGATTCGCGCTGCATGTGGTAATCCGTTCACTGACTATCAATTGCCGGAAGCCGTACTAAAGCTCAAGCAAGGCTTTGGCCGTTTGATTCGCACCAAAACCGACACGGGGATCGTCGTAATTCTCGATCCGCGCGTGCGTAGCAAGCCGTATGGACGGATGTTCTTGGAGTCGCTGCCGGACTGCCCGATTCGGATTGAACACCTTGCTGGCCCTCAACGCCACCAGGCGGCCGCTCGCAGCGATCCGCGGCCCCCACACTCCGGTTAGAATTTGCTCCTGGGCTTGAAACACGCGCTGCAGGAAACCTGTCGAGTTTGCAAGGATGCGGCGGAGAAAGTGGTTCGTAGTTAGGGGGGGCAGCCAGAGTGCATCGAAAAACTTAGCAAAATGCGGTTCTCTGCGCACTTTGCTGAGCGTTCGAATTGCCATTCTGCCTTCTCCATTTTGAAAACCTGATTTGCTCTGCAGGTCTGGCCGATTGCGAGGGGCGCAGGCCCGCGGTAAGCTAAAAAGCGCCCGAGTCCTGCCTGCCTTCCTGCCATTATCTCCCACCTCAGCTTCGCGAGTATTCGGCCATGACGCGCAACGTTCGGTCGTCTGCTCTAGCAGCGCGGTGCCGTTGGCATTGCTTGAAGCGAATCGAATTCGTCCATTCGATTGCCTTGTTTATCTTTGTTGTACCGTTCTTTCTTTTCGCTCCTGCAAGGCTGCTTTCGGCCGTCGAGCCTGTCGAGGCAGAAAAAGCAGGCGACGTGTTCCAGACGGGAACATGGCCTTTCCGACCGCTCGAGCGACCCGAAGTTCCCAAATTGACTGCACTTCACGAATGGGTTCGTAACTCTGTCGATGCTTTTGTCGGTCAGAAACTCGAAGCCGCCGGTTTGCGTCCCAATTTGATCGCCGACAAGCTCACGCTGCTGCGCCGCGTGACCTTCGATCTAATTGGCCTGCCGCCGACGCCGGCCGAACAAACGGAATTCGTGTCGGACCAATCGCCCGATGCGTATGCCAAAGTCGTCGATCGATTGCTCGCCTCGCCACGCTACGGCGAGCGGTGGGCGGAACATTGGCTCGATCTGGTTCGCTATTCCGATACCGATGGCTTCAAACGCGACGATCTGCGACCCGATGCATATCGTTATCGCGACTTTGTGATCCGCGCCCTGAACGACGATCTGTCCTACGATCGCTTTGTCCAACAACAACTGGCCGGCGACGAGTTAGAGCCTGGTAATCCCGATGCATTGATCGCCACAGGATACATGCGATTGCCTCCCGACGAAATCAATGCTTCCGACATCGTCCAACTGCGACAGGCGACCCTCGACGACATTACCGAGAATGCCGGTCTGGTGTTTCTCGGGTTGACGATCGGTTGTGCGCGTTGCCACGACCACAAGTTCGACGAAATCAAACAGACCGATTACTTCCGTTTGCAAGCCTGCTTTGCGGCGATTGTGCCGACTGACGACGCAACGATTGCATCGCCAGCCGAGCAGCAACAATTCGATGCCCGGATGGCGCAGTGGAAACAGGCGACCGCCTCGATCCGCGCAAAGATCGACACTGACTTGGCCGACGAGCGCGGCGAAGTGATGCAAGAAGCGATCTCCGCGTACGATCCCGTTACATTGAAAGCAATCAACACGCCCCCGGAAAAACGCACTTGCATTCAGAAGCAATTAGTTGCGGAAATCGAGGACTGGATCGAAATTCGTCTGGCGCGCGCCTATCGCCGTTGCCAGCCTAACGAACGCAAAGAATTTGACGAGTTGACATCGACCTTGGCAAAGTTTGATCCGCTGAAGCCGTCGCCGCTGCCAACGACCATGGCAGTGTTCGATGGTGATCGAAGCGCCGCCCCAACGTATGTATTGGCGGGTGGCGATCCTCACAAGCCAGGTCCGGAAGTGACCGCGGGTTTCCCTGAGTTTTTGGGGGCGAGCAATCCCAGCATTGCTCCACCTCAAGCGCAGCCAAGCTCGACGGGCCGCCGGTCGGCACTCGCTCGGTGGCTCACCCGCCCCGACCATCCTTTGACGGCGCGCGTACTTGTGAACCGCTTGTGGCACTATCACTTCGGCCAAGGAATCGTCGCCACGCCGAACGACTTCGGCGTTATGGGGGCCAAGGCCACGCATCCAGAACTGCTCGATTGGCTCGCTTCGGAACTGATCGCCGGCGGCTGGCATTTGAAGCCAATCCATCGCTTAATCGTACTTTCGGCAACCTATTGCGAATCGTCCAAGGTCGATCCTCAGCAGGCCGATCACCAAGCTGCGCTATCCGCCGATCTGGCCGACAACTTACTTTGGCATGCCCGACGGCGGCGATTGGAGGGCGAGTCGTTACGCGATGCATTGCTGCAAGTCTCCGGCCAATTGAATTTTCGAATGTTCGGTCCCGCCGCCTTGCCTGCCTTGCCGCCGAATCTTTCCGAGCGTTATTCGTGGGATCCCGACCCCAAGCCTGAAGATCGCAGGCGACGATCGGTTTATGTGCTGGCCAAGCGAAATCTTCGCATACCGCTGCTCGAAGCTTTCGATCAACCCGACATGCACAATAGCTGCCCAAGTCGCAGCAACACCACCACCGCTCCACAATCGCTCGAAATGCTCAACAG
The genomic region above belongs to Pirellulales bacterium and contains:
- a CDS encoding DUF1549 domain-containing protein; the protein is MTALHEWVRNSVDAFVGQKLEAAGLRPNLIADKLTLLRRVTFDLIGLPPTPAEQTEFVSDQSPDAYAKVVDRLLASPRYGERWAEHWLDLVRYSDTDGFKRDDLRPDAYRYRDFVIRALNDDLSYDRFVQQQLAGDELEPGNPDALIATGYMRLPPDEINASDIVQLRQATLDDITENAGLVFLGLTIGCARCHDHKFDEIKQTDYFRLQACFAAIVPTDDATIASPAEQQQFDARMAQWKQATASIRAKIDTDLADERGEVMQEAISAYDPVTLKAINTPPEKRTCIQKQLVAEIEDWIEIRLARAYRRCQPNERKEFDELTSTLAKFDPLKPSPLPTTMAVFDGDRSAAPTYVLAGGDPHKPGPEVTAGFPEFLGASNPSIAPPQAQPSSTGRRSALARWLTRPDHPLTARVLVNRLWHYHFGQGIVATPNDFGVMGAKATHPELLDWLASELIAGGWHLKPIHRLIVLSATYCESSKVDPQQADHQAALSADLADNLLWHARRRRLEGESLRDALLQVSGQLNFRMFGPAALPALPPNLSERYSWDPDPKPEDRRRRSVYVLAKRNLRIPLLEAFDQPDMHNSCPSRSNTTTAPQSLEMLNSEITFESARSWGEKLLDQCGGDETALIRAAYAEAYGRPADRQEIESARQFILSDAAALYNDEKQLTDHQLSVPLPANVNRRNAAAVFDFCHAIMCSNEFLYVD